The Nothobranchius furzeri strain GRZ-AD chromosome 6, NfurGRZ-RIMD1, whole genome shotgun sequence genome includes a region encoding these proteins:
- the LOC107375355 gene encoding lymphoid enhancer-binding factor 1-like, which produces MEENKRLLSFDRYMEDFGGEREFFSLLDEIFKEHLPIPFPPPSSPLEHPPSPSLPSFSPASSPPPPVVVSSLPSPHTPTAPSLPSSLLPGTPPAAPASAPVSNPNKRKREPKQEDRPYVKKPPNAFMIFLRDQRPKVVAELNLTDSAAVNAIVGQRWRELSPEQQNVYFDQAHKEQRLHEQQHPAWVPNYNRKAKGVKEEPAASSAASSSPGGSSRSQ; this is translated from the exons ATGGAGGAAAACAAGCGCCTCCTGAGTTTTGATAGGTACATGGAGGACTTCGGGGGAGAGAGGGAGTTCTTCTCCCTTCTGGATGAGATCTTTAAGGAGCACCTTCCCATTCCTTTTCCTCCTCCATCTTCTCCTCTGGAACatcctccctcaccttcccttCCTTCTTTTTCTCCTGCTTCATCTCCCCCTCCTCCTGTTGTTGTTTCTTCTCTGCCTTCACCTCATACTCCCACTGCCCCTTCTCTGCCATCATCCCTTCTTCCTGGCACTCCACCTGCTGCTCCTGCTTCTGCTCCGGTCTCCAACCCAAA CAAGAGAAAGCGTGAGCCCAAGCAGGAGGACCGACCCTATGTGAAGAAGCCACCAAATGCCTTCATGATCTTCCTGCGGGACCAGAGGCCCAAGGTGGTGGCTGAGCTGAATTTGACAGACAGCGCTGCTGTCAACGCCATCGTGGGCCAGAGG TGGAGGGAACTGTCTCCTGAGCAGCAGAACGTCTACTTCGACCAGGCTCACAAGGAACAGAGGCTCCACGAGCAGCAGCACCCGGCCTGGGTCCCCAACTACAACCGC AAGGCAAAAGGTGTTAAGGAGGAGCCAGCCGCTAGCTCCGCAG CGTCCAGCAGCCCAGGGGGGAGCAGCCGCAGCCAGTGA
- the atf4a gene encoding cyclic AMP-dependent transcription factor ATF-4 isoform X2, translating to MTLSQLAMEDVEALYLGSSFLMADTMGPLLDQDEEEALSPSSSLEVKAPASPSLFHSYASSSPFQTMSFSPLSSSPPSSPLDDSASFLGTKSETDLMSLSLLGTSNLLGTQVGADNVKDAFDGLDWMCEKIYLNEFDLDSLIGSCSSDESPSSPEDLLASLDSHMDLDLDLDLGVQHSSPDQTLLPDIPSVPMETSAVPETKATEVADVEDDVKSEPSSPPPSSPPVYTLELESEVDVLVDDKLATPNSTAIIQNPSEVIKTTSPIMLCTSDHIVVVLSSKQETSLISISNPSFSSSPSHNCDSDSGIESGAGSPERHSTPPSSPTSGSSRTKPYSKPQPSASPSPKASKVKSASGAPKVVEKKLKKMEQNKTAATRYRQKKRVEHDQLNSEREELESKNQELKEKAESISREIQYLKDLMEEVRKHHRGKTLSAA from the exons ATGACACTCTCCCAGCTGGCAATGGAGGACGTGGAGGCCCTGTACCTAG GGTCCTCTTTTCTGATGGCTGACACCATGGGGCCCCTTCTGGACCAAGATGAAGAGGAAGCTCTTTCTCCCTCCTCCTCTTTAGAGGTGAAGGCGCCAGCTTCGCCCTCCCTCTTCCACTCTTATGCATCCTCCTCTCCATTTCAGACCATGTCATTTTCCCCGCTCTCTTCCTCTCCACCATCCTCTCCTCTTGATGACTCTGCCTCATTCTTGGGGACTAAATCTGAAACAGACCTCATGTCCCTCTCCCTGCTGGGTACCAGCAACTTGCTTGGCACCCAAGTTGGAGCAGACAATGTTAAAG ATGCTTTTGATGGCCTGGACTGGATGTGTGAAAAAATCTATCTGAATGAGTTTGATCTGGATTCGCTCATTGGCTCTTGCTCATCTGATGAGTCTCCCAGTTCCCCGGAGGATCTCCTGGCCTCCCTGGACTCCCACATGGATTTGGATCTGGATCTGGACCTTGGTGTCCAGCACAGCAGCCCAGATCAGACCCTGTTGCCAGACATCCCATCCGTCCCTATGGAGACCTCTGCCGTTCCTGAGACCAAGGCAACAGAGGTTGCCGATGTCGAGGATGACGTGAAGTCAGAGCCTTCCTCTCCCCCGCCCTCCTCCCCTCCAGTTTACACGTTGGAGCTGGAAAGTGAAGTTGATGTTTTAGTTGATGACAAATTGGCCACACCCAATTCCACTGCCATTATCCAAAATCCCAGTGAAGTTATTAAAACCACCAGTCCCATCATGCTCTGTACTTCAGACCACATTGTTGTAGTTCTTTCCAGTAAACAGGAGACCTCCCTCATTTCTATCTCAAATCCCTCCTTCAGCTCCTCGCCTTCACACAACTGCGACAGTGACTCTGGTATCGAATCAGGTGCCGGTTCTCCGGAGCGTCACTCGACTCCCCCTAGTTCCCCCACGTCCGGTTCGTCCAGGACCAAACCCTACAGCAAACCGCAACCGTCAGCCTCTCCTTCTCCCAAAGCCTCCAAAGTGAAGTCGGCGTCGGGCGCACCCAAGGTGGTAGAAAAAAAGTTAAAGAAGATGGAGCAAAACAAGACGGCTGCGACTCGCTACCGGCAGAAGAAGAGGGTGGAGCACGACCAGCTGAATTCAGAACGAGAAGAACTGGAGAGTAAAAATCAGGAGCTGAAGGAGAAAGCAGAGTCCATCAGCCGAGAGATCCAGTATCTCAAAGACCTGATGGAGGAGGTTCGCAAGCACCACCGTGGAAAAACCCTCTCGGCTGCTTAG
- the atf4a gene encoding cyclic AMP-dependent transcription factor ATF-4 isoform X1, with product MTLSQLAMEDVEALYLGSSFLMADTMGPLLDQDEEEALSPSSSLEVKAPASPSLFHSYASSSPFQTMSFSPLSSSPPSSPLDDSASFLGTKSETDLMSLSLLGTSNLLGTQVGADNVKADAFDGLDWMCEKIYLNEFDLDSLIGSCSSDESPSSPEDLLASLDSHMDLDLDLDLGVQHSSPDQTLLPDIPSVPMETSAVPETKATEVADVEDDVKSEPSSPPPSSPPVYTLELESEVDVLVDDKLATPNSTAIIQNPSEVIKTTSPIMLCTSDHIVVVLSSKQETSLISISNPSFSSSPSHNCDSDSGIESGAGSPERHSTPPSSPTSGSSRTKPYSKPQPSASPSPKASKVKSASGAPKVVEKKLKKMEQNKTAATRYRQKKRVEHDQLNSEREELESKNQELKEKAESISREIQYLKDLMEEVRKHHRGKTLSAA from the exons ATGACACTCTCCCAGCTGGCAATGGAGGACGTGGAGGCCCTGTACCTAG GGTCCTCTTTTCTGATGGCTGACACCATGGGGCCCCTTCTGGACCAAGATGAAGAGGAAGCTCTTTCTCCCTCCTCCTCTTTAGAGGTGAAGGCGCCAGCTTCGCCCTCCCTCTTCCACTCTTATGCATCCTCCTCTCCATTTCAGACCATGTCATTTTCCCCGCTCTCTTCCTCTCCACCATCCTCTCCTCTTGATGACTCTGCCTCATTCTTGGGGACTAAATCTGAAACAGACCTCATGTCCCTCTCCCTGCTGGGTACCAGCAACTTGCTTGGCACCCAAGTTGGAGCAGACAATGTTAAAG CAGATGCTTTTGATGGCCTGGACTGGATGTGTGAAAAAATCTATCTGAATGAGTTTGATCTGGATTCGCTCATTGGCTCTTGCTCATCTGATGAGTCTCCCAGTTCCCCGGAGGATCTCCTGGCCTCCCTGGACTCCCACATGGATTTGGATCTGGATCTGGACCTTGGTGTCCAGCACAGCAGCCCAGATCAGACCCTGTTGCCAGACATCCCATCCGTCCCTATGGAGACCTCTGCCGTTCCTGAGACCAAGGCAACAGAGGTTGCCGATGTCGAGGATGACGTGAAGTCAGAGCCTTCCTCTCCCCCGCCCTCCTCCCCTCCAGTTTACACGTTGGAGCTGGAAAGTGAAGTTGATGTTTTAGTTGATGACAAATTGGCCACACCCAATTCCACTGCCATTATCCAAAATCCCAGTGAAGTTATTAAAACCACCAGTCCCATCATGCTCTGTACTTCAGACCACATTGTTGTAGTTCTTTCCAGTAAACAGGAGACCTCCCTCATTTCTATCTCAAATCCCTCCTTCAGCTCCTCGCCTTCACACAACTGCGACAGTGACTCTGGTATCGAATCAGGTGCCGGTTCTCCGGAGCGTCACTCGACTCCCCCTAGTTCCCCCACGTCCGGTTCGTCCAGGACCAAACCCTACAGCAAACCGCAACCGTCAGCCTCTCCTTCTCCCAAAGCCTCCAAAGTGAAGTCGGCGTCGGGCGCACCCAAGGTGGTAGAAAAAAAGTTAAAGAAGATGGAGCAAAACAAGACGGCTGCGACTCGCTACCGGCAGAAGAAGAGGGTGGAGCACGACCAGCTGAATTCAGAACGAGAAGAACTGGAGAGTAAAAATCAGGAGCTGAAGGAGAAAGCAGAGTCCATCAGCCGAGAGATCCAGTATCTCAAAGACCTGATGGAGGAGGTTCGCAAGCACCACCGTGGAAAAACCCTCTCGGCTGCTTAG